In one window of Phyllopteryx taeniolatus isolate TA_2022b chromosome 23, UOR_Ptae_1.2, whole genome shotgun sequence DNA:
- the intu gene encoding protein inturned isoform X1 codes for MNLRTIQLAEVKLTMETTTNTSGDVGPGRGAKASVPVSPPVRLLQGEDATGPQMSLSRVPHTLMYLSLKMEAMSPHKEVHLEEEILYQYPASDASAGLKGVRGIYLTLCDMLENVTGGHVVSSTLLLNKHLVHVGYWKEGDALLVVGLPAERYTWPLREGSWSSLKTLCCQISSQGAFAVPAVTAVSFIGVPPRRAFCGTERAPELDRFFGLFFRQLIRPPRLGDGSSAPPPDISGSVLLNRLPAVRWLPLPAKVKTDLDSVLNDFEASDFGEMSEDFFGVRRLYGILGSCLFYKSYLIANHLPKEELLDICLYVRHYCLLPTAPPRRVGPLVIWREVFPPGPLRGRRFLLIVGRHGRHFQCVCPVLSCPVLSCQRCWMQCVLLEVGGCVSHCSASPGPDCVYVDQVNATLLRLEIAEEAIEERLSAPAAPHLFCADLFLQAGIAQARLDGLALGNSLFGEKARDCGVEGHVDIGSGSSARIPGGRQDSLDASGGIFKVQRRKHSNPLMKTLSGRDTGEIWSAGAENAVFHYVLMETVQGIFIAPTQTEEAQLGGSIHPLLIRNFYRCCLSIRAVLKENSPLRVGPASARRASGFGPSQRARSPVPVRPRKLGRPAETCSHPDVLGHRVNPLQVWRAKKSAAELTFGSSALFFPSSRRLLLEPVPQEFYVCFHNSVPEFPVEMAFRLSFGLAT; via the exons ATGAATTTACGAACGATACAATTGGCAGAG GTGAAGCTGACCATGGAAACAACCACGAACACGAGCGGAGACGTCGGGCCGGGTCGTGGGGCGAAGGCCTCCGTGCCCGTCAGCCCACCGGTGCGCCTGCTGCAGGGGGAGGATGCAACCGGACCGCAGATGTCCCTCAGCCGTGTCCCGCACACGCTCATGTACCTGTCACTAAAGATGGAGGCCATGTCACCACACAAAGAGGTCCATCTGGAG GAGGAGATCTTGTACCAGTACCCGGCGTCAGACGCCTCCGCCGGGCTCAAAGGCGTGAGAGGAATCTACTTGACGCTGTGCGACATGCTGGAAAACGTCACCGGAGGCCACGTTGTCAG TTCAACGCTCCTGCTGAACAAGCATCTGGTGCATGTGGGCTACTGGAAGGAAGGTGACGCCCTGCTGGTCGTTGGGCTTCCCGCCGAGAGGTACACGTGGCCGCTGCGAGAGGGTTCCTGGTCATCTCTGAAGACGCTTTGCTGTCAAATTTCCTCCCAGGGTGCCTTTGCTGTGCCTGCGGTCACTG CCGTGAGTTTTATCGGTGTGCCCCCGCGCAGGGCTTTCTGCGGGACAGAGCGAGCGCCGGAGCTGGACCGGTTCTTCGGCTTGTTCTTCCGGCAGCTCATCCGGCCACCCCGCCTCGGAGACGGGTCCTCGGCGCCGCCCCCTGACATCTCCGGGAGCGTCCTCCTCAACAGGCTGCCGGCTGTGCGGTGGCTCCCGCTGCCTGCGAAAGTCAAA ACGGACCTGGACTCTGTCCTCAATGACTTTGAGGCCTCTGATTTTGGAGAAATG TCGGAGGACTTCTTCGGCGTGAGGCGTCTCTACGGAATCCTCGGCTCTTGTCTCTTCTACAAG TCCTACCTGATCGCCAACCATCTTCCCAAAGAGGAGCTGCTGGACATTTGTCTGTACGTGCGGCATTACTGCCTGCTGCCCACGGCGCCCCCCCGGCGGGTTGGCCCGCTGGTCATCTGGCGGGAGGTCTTTCCCCCGGGACCTCTTCGAGGACGTCGCTTCCTCCTCATTGTGGGCCGG catgggagacatttccaatgtgtgtgtcctgtcctgtcctgtcctgtcctgtcctgtcagCGGTGCTGGATGCAGTGTGTGCTGCTGGAGGTTGGAGGGTGCGTGTCACATTGTTCTGCATCTCCAGGACCTGACTGCGTTTACGTGGATCAG GTCAATGCCACATTGTTACGATTGGAAATCGCGGAGGAGGCCATCGAGGAACGTCTGAGCGCCCCCGCCGCTCCACACCTGTTTTGTGCTGACTTGTTCCTGCAAGCTGGCATTGCCCAGGCCCGCCTCGACGGCCTGGCGCTAGGCAACAGCTTGTTTGGCGAGAAGGCCCGAGACTGCGGGGTTGAGGGACACGTGGACATCGGGTCAGGTTCTTCAGCAAGGATCCCAGGTGGACGTCAGGACTCGCTTGATGCGAGTGGAGGCATCTTCAAG GTCCAGCGGAGGAAGCACTCGAACCCGTTGATGAAGACTCTGAGTGGGAGAGACACGGGCGAAAT ATGGAGCGCCGGCGCCGAGAACGCCGTGTTCCACTACGTGCTCATGGAAACGGTCCAGGGAATCTTTATCGCGCCCACGCAAACCGAGGAGGCTCAGCTCGGCGGATCCATTCATCCGTTGCTCATCCGCAACTTTTACCGCTGCTGCCTGTCCATCCGGGCGGTATTGAAAGAGAACTCGCCGCTGCGAGTAG GGCCAGCGAGCGCCAGACGGGCCTCAGGGTTCGGGCCCAGTCAAAGAGCACGGAGTCCTGTTCCAGTGCGTCCTCGAAAACTGGGCAGACCAGCGGAAACCTGCTCCCACCCTGACGTACTGGGTCATAGGGTAAACCCTCTCCAGGTTTGGAGGGCGAAGAAGTCCGCAGCGGAGCTCACTTTTGGATCTTCTGCTTTGTTCTTTCCCTCCTCCAGGCGATTGTTGCTGGAGCCCGTCCCTCAAGAGTTCTACGTGTGTTTCCACAACTCGGTGCCAGAGTTTCCTGTGGAGATGGCCTTCAGACTGTCCTTTGGTTTGGCCACTTGA
- the intu gene encoding protein inturned isoform X8 — MNLRTIQLAEVKLTMETTTNTSGDVGPGRGAKASVPVSPPVRLLQGEDATGPQMSLSRVPHTLMYLSLKMEAMSPHKEVHLEEEILYQYPASDASAGLKGVRGIYLTLCDMLENVTGGHVVSSTLLLNKHLVHVGYWKEGDALLVVGLPAERVPLLCLRSLVGDAVRTLRVMYGSLDRAFCGTERAPELDRFFGLFFRQLIRPPRLGDGSSAPPPDISGSVLLNRLPAVRWLPLPAKVKTDLDSVLNDFEASDFGEMSEDFFGVRRLYGILGSCLFYKSYLIANHLPKEELLDICLYVRHYCLLPTAPPRRVGPLVIWREVFPPGPLRGRRFLLIVGRRCWMQCVLLEVGGCVSHCSASPGPDCVYVDQVNATLLRLEIAEEAIEERLSAPAAPHLFCADLFLQAGIAQARLDGLALGNSLFGEKARDCGVEGHVDIGSGSSARIPGGRQDSLDASGGIFKVQRRKHSNPLMKTLSGRDTGEIWSAGAENAVFHYVLMETVQGIFIAPTQTEEAQLGGSIHPLLIRNFYRCCLSIRAVLKENSPLRGQRAPDGPQGSGPVKEHGVLFQCVLENWADQRKPAPTLTYWVIGRLLLEPVPQEFYVCFHNSVPEFPVEMAFRLSFGLAT; from the exons ATGAATTTACGAACGATACAATTGGCAGAG GTGAAGCTGACCATGGAAACAACCACGAACACGAGCGGAGACGTCGGGCCGGGTCGTGGGGCGAAGGCCTCCGTGCCCGTCAGCCCACCGGTGCGCCTGCTGCAGGGGGAGGATGCAACCGGACCGCAGATGTCCCTCAGCCGTGTCCCGCACACGCTCATGTACCTGTCACTAAAGATGGAGGCCATGTCACCACACAAAGAGGTCCATCTGGAG GAGGAGATCTTGTACCAGTACCCGGCGTCAGACGCCTCCGCCGGGCTCAAAGGCGTGAGAGGAATCTACTTGACGCTGTGCGACATGCTGGAAAACGTCACCGGAGGCCACGTTGTCAG TTCAACGCTCCTGCTGAACAAGCATCTGGTGCATGTGGGCTACTGGAAGGAAGGTGACGCCCTGCTGGTCGTTGGGCTTCCCGCCGAGAG GGTGCCTTTGCTGTGCCTGCGGTCACTGGTGGGTGACGCCGTGCGGACATTAAGAGTCATGTACGGATCCTTGGACAG GGCTTTCTGCGGGACAGAGCGAGCGCCGGAGCTGGACCGGTTCTTCGGCTTGTTCTTCCGGCAGCTCATCCGGCCACCCCGCCTCGGAGACGGGTCCTCGGCGCCGCCCCCTGACATCTCCGGGAGCGTCCTCCTCAACAGGCTGCCGGCTGTGCGGTGGCTCCCGCTGCCTGCGAAAGTCAAA ACGGACCTGGACTCTGTCCTCAATGACTTTGAGGCCTCTGATTTTGGAGAAATG TCGGAGGACTTCTTCGGCGTGAGGCGTCTCTACGGAATCCTCGGCTCTTGTCTCTTCTACAAG TCCTACCTGATCGCCAACCATCTTCCCAAAGAGGAGCTGCTGGACATTTGTCTGTACGTGCGGCATTACTGCCTGCTGCCCACGGCGCCCCCCCGGCGGGTTGGCCCGCTGGTCATCTGGCGGGAGGTCTTTCCCCCGGGACCTCTTCGAGGACGTCGCTTCCTCCTCATTGTGGGCCGG CGGTGCTGGATGCAGTGTGTGCTGCTGGAGGTTGGAGGGTGCGTGTCACATTGTTCTGCATCTCCAGGACCTGACTGCGTTTACGTGGATCAG GTCAATGCCACATTGTTACGATTGGAAATCGCGGAGGAGGCCATCGAGGAACGTCTGAGCGCCCCCGCCGCTCCACACCTGTTTTGTGCTGACTTGTTCCTGCAAGCTGGCATTGCCCAGGCCCGCCTCGACGGCCTGGCGCTAGGCAACAGCTTGTTTGGCGAGAAGGCCCGAGACTGCGGGGTTGAGGGACACGTGGACATCGGGTCAGGTTCTTCAGCAAGGATCCCAGGTGGACGTCAGGACTCGCTTGATGCGAGTGGAGGCATCTTCAAG GTCCAGCGGAGGAAGCACTCGAACCCGTTGATGAAGACTCTGAGTGGGAGAGACACGGGCGAAAT ATGGAGCGCCGGCGCCGAGAACGCCGTGTTCCACTACGTGCTCATGGAAACGGTCCAGGGAATCTTTATCGCGCCCACGCAAACCGAGGAGGCTCAGCTCGGCGGATCCATTCATCCGTTGCTCATCCGCAACTTTTACCGCTGCTGCCTGTCCATCCGGGCGGTATTGAAAGAGAACTCGCCGCTGCGA GGCCAGCGAGCGCCAGACGGGCCTCAGGGTTCGGGCCCAGTCAAAGAGCACGGAGTCCTGTTCCAGTGCGTCCTCGAAAACTGGGCAGACCAGCGGAAACCTGCTCCCACCCTGACGTACTGGGTCATAGG GCGATTGTTGCTGGAGCCCGTCCCTCAAGAGTTCTACGTGTGTTTCCACAACTCGGTGCCAGAGTTTCCTGTGGAGATGGCCTTCAGACTGTCCTTTGGTTTGGCCACTTGA
- the intu gene encoding protein inturned isoform X6, producing MNLRTIQLAEVKLTMETTTNTSGDVGPGRGAKASVPVSPPVRLLQGEDATGPQMSLSRVPHTLMYLSLKMEAMSPHKEVHLEEEILYQYPASDASAGLKGVRGIYLTLCDMLENVTGGHVVSSTLLLNKHLVHVGYWKEGDALLVVGLPAERYTWPLREGSWSSLKTLCCQISSQGAFAVPAVTAVSFIGVPPRRAFCGTERAPELDRFFGLFFRQLIRPPRLGDGSSAPPPDISGSVLLNRLPAVRWLPLPAKVKTDLDSVLNDFEASDFGEMSEDFFGVRRLYGILGSCLFYKSYLIANHLPKEELLDICLYVRHYCLLPTAPPRRVGPLVIWREVFPPGPLRGRRFLLIVGRHGRHFQCVCPVLSCPVLSCQRCWMQCVLLEVGGCVSHCSASPGPDCVYVDQVNATLLRLEIAEEAIEERLSAPAAPHLFCADLFLQAGIAQARLDGLALGNSLFGEKARDCGVEGHVDIGSGSSARIPGGRQDSLDASGGIFKVQRRKHSNPLMKTLSGRDTGEIWSAGAENAVFHYVLMETVQGIFIAPTQTEEAQLGGSIHPLLIRNFYRCCLSIRAVLKENSPLRGQRAPDGPQGSGPVKEHGVLFQCVLENWADQRKPAPTLTYWVIGRLLLEPVPQEFYVCFHNSVPEFPVEMAFRLSFGLAT from the exons ATGAATTTACGAACGATACAATTGGCAGAG GTGAAGCTGACCATGGAAACAACCACGAACACGAGCGGAGACGTCGGGCCGGGTCGTGGGGCGAAGGCCTCCGTGCCCGTCAGCCCACCGGTGCGCCTGCTGCAGGGGGAGGATGCAACCGGACCGCAGATGTCCCTCAGCCGTGTCCCGCACACGCTCATGTACCTGTCACTAAAGATGGAGGCCATGTCACCACACAAAGAGGTCCATCTGGAG GAGGAGATCTTGTACCAGTACCCGGCGTCAGACGCCTCCGCCGGGCTCAAAGGCGTGAGAGGAATCTACTTGACGCTGTGCGACATGCTGGAAAACGTCACCGGAGGCCACGTTGTCAG TTCAACGCTCCTGCTGAACAAGCATCTGGTGCATGTGGGCTACTGGAAGGAAGGTGACGCCCTGCTGGTCGTTGGGCTTCCCGCCGAGAGGTACACGTGGCCGCTGCGAGAGGGTTCCTGGTCATCTCTGAAGACGCTTTGCTGTCAAATTTCCTCCCAGGGTGCCTTTGCTGTGCCTGCGGTCACTG CCGTGAGTTTTATCGGTGTGCCCCCGCGCAGGGCTTTCTGCGGGACAGAGCGAGCGCCGGAGCTGGACCGGTTCTTCGGCTTGTTCTTCCGGCAGCTCATCCGGCCACCCCGCCTCGGAGACGGGTCCTCGGCGCCGCCCCCTGACATCTCCGGGAGCGTCCTCCTCAACAGGCTGCCGGCTGTGCGGTGGCTCCCGCTGCCTGCGAAAGTCAAA ACGGACCTGGACTCTGTCCTCAATGACTTTGAGGCCTCTGATTTTGGAGAAATG TCGGAGGACTTCTTCGGCGTGAGGCGTCTCTACGGAATCCTCGGCTCTTGTCTCTTCTACAAG TCCTACCTGATCGCCAACCATCTTCCCAAAGAGGAGCTGCTGGACATTTGTCTGTACGTGCGGCATTACTGCCTGCTGCCCACGGCGCCCCCCCGGCGGGTTGGCCCGCTGGTCATCTGGCGGGAGGTCTTTCCCCCGGGACCTCTTCGAGGACGTCGCTTCCTCCTCATTGTGGGCCGG catgggagacatttccaatgtgtgtgtcctgtcctgtcctgtcctgtcctgtcctgtcagCGGTGCTGGATGCAGTGTGTGCTGCTGGAGGTTGGAGGGTGCGTGTCACATTGTTCTGCATCTCCAGGACCTGACTGCGTTTACGTGGATCAG GTCAATGCCACATTGTTACGATTGGAAATCGCGGAGGAGGCCATCGAGGAACGTCTGAGCGCCCCCGCCGCTCCACACCTGTTTTGTGCTGACTTGTTCCTGCAAGCTGGCATTGCCCAGGCCCGCCTCGACGGCCTGGCGCTAGGCAACAGCTTGTTTGGCGAGAAGGCCCGAGACTGCGGGGTTGAGGGACACGTGGACATCGGGTCAGGTTCTTCAGCAAGGATCCCAGGTGGACGTCAGGACTCGCTTGATGCGAGTGGAGGCATCTTCAAG GTCCAGCGGAGGAAGCACTCGAACCCGTTGATGAAGACTCTGAGTGGGAGAGACACGGGCGAAAT ATGGAGCGCCGGCGCCGAGAACGCCGTGTTCCACTACGTGCTCATGGAAACGGTCCAGGGAATCTTTATCGCGCCCACGCAAACCGAGGAGGCTCAGCTCGGCGGATCCATTCATCCGTTGCTCATCCGCAACTTTTACCGCTGCTGCCTGTCCATCCGGGCGGTATTGAAAGAGAACTCGCCGCTGCGA GGCCAGCGAGCGCCAGACGGGCCTCAGGGTTCGGGCCCAGTCAAAGAGCACGGAGTCCTGTTCCAGTGCGTCCTCGAAAACTGGGCAGACCAGCGGAAACCTGCTCCCACCCTGACGTACTGGGTCATAGG GCGATTGTTGCTGGAGCCCGTCCCTCAAGAGTTCTACGTGTGTTTCCACAACTCGGTGCCAGAGTTTCCTGTGGAGATGGCCTTCAGACTGTCCTTTGGTTTGGCCACTTGA
- the intu gene encoding protein inturned isoform X9, giving the protein MNLRTIQLAEVKLTMETTTNTSGDVGPGRGAKASVPVSPPVRLLQGEDATGPQMSLSRVPHTLMYLSLKMEAMSPHKEVHLEEEILYQYPASDASAGLKGVRGIYLTLCDMLENVTGGHVVSSTLLLNKHLVHVGYWKEGDALLVVGLPAERYTWPLREGSWSSLKTLCCQISSQGAFAVPAVTAVSFIGVPPRRAFCGTERAPELDRFFGLFFRQLIRPPRLGDGSSAPPPDISGSVLLNRLPAVRWLPLPAKVKTDLDSVLNDFEASDFGEMSEDFFGVRRLYGILGSCLFYKSYLIANHLPKEELLDICLYVRHYCLLPTAPPRRVGPLVIWREVFPPGPLRGRRFLLIVGRHGRHFQCVCPVLSCPVLSCQRCWMQCVLLEVGGCVSHCSASPGPDCVYVDQVNATLLRLEIAEEAIEERLSAPAAPHLFCADLFLQAGIAQARLDGLALGNSLFGEKARDCGVEGHVDIGSGSSARIPGGRQDSLDASGGIFKGQRAPDGPQGSGPVKEHGVLFQCVLENWADQRKPAPTLTYWVIGRLLLEPVPQEFYVCFHNSVPEFPVEMAFRLSFGLAT; this is encoded by the exons ATGAATTTACGAACGATACAATTGGCAGAG GTGAAGCTGACCATGGAAACAACCACGAACACGAGCGGAGACGTCGGGCCGGGTCGTGGGGCGAAGGCCTCCGTGCCCGTCAGCCCACCGGTGCGCCTGCTGCAGGGGGAGGATGCAACCGGACCGCAGATGTCCCTCAGCCGTGTCCCGCACACGCTCATGTACCTGTCACTAAAGATGGAGGCCATGTCACCACACAAAGAGGTCCATCTGGAG GAGGAGATCTTGTACCAGTACCCGGCGTCAGACGCCTCCGCCGGGCTCAAAGGCGTGAGAGGAATCTACTTGACGCTGTGCGACATGCTGGAAAACGTCACCGGAGGCCACGTTGTCAG TTCAACGCTCCTGCTGAACAAGCATCTGGTGCATGTGGGCTACTGGAAGGAAGGTGACGCCCTGCTGGTCGTTGGGCTTCCCGCCGAGAGGTACACGTGGCCGCTGCGAGAGGGTTCCTGGTCATCTCTGAAGACGCTTTGCTGTCAAATTTCCTCCCAGGGTGCCTTTGCTGTGCCTGCGGTCACTG CCGTGAGTTTTATCGGTGTGCCCCCGCGCAGGGCTTTCTGCGGGACAGAGCGAGCGCCGGAGCTGGACCGGTTCTTCGGCTTGTTCTTCCGGCAGCTCATCCGGCCACCCCGCCTCGGAGACGGGTCCTCGGCGCCGCCCCCTGACATCTCCGGGAGCGTCCTCCTCAACAGGCTGCCGGCTGTGCGGTGGCTCCCGCTGCCTGCGAAAGTCAAA ACGGACCTGGACTCTGTCCTCAATGACTTTGAGGCCTCTGATTTTGGAGAAATG TCGGAGGACTTCTTCGGCGTGAGGCGTCTCTACGGAATCCTCGGCTCTTGTCTCTTCTACAAG TCCTACCTGATCGCCAACCATCTTCCCAAAGAGGAGCTGCTGGACATTTGTCTGTACGTGCGGCATTACTGCCTGCTGCCCACGGCGCCCCCCCGGCGGGTTGGCCCGCTGGTCATCTGGCGGGAGGTCTTTCCCCCGGGACCTCTTCGAGGACGTCGCTTCCTCCTCATTGTGGGCCGG catgggagacatttccaatgtgtgtgtcctgtcctgtcctgtcctgtcctgtcctgtcagCGGTGCTGGATGCAGTGTGTGCTGCTGGAGGTTGGAGGGTGCGTGTCACATTGTTCTGCATCTCCAGGACCTGACTGCGTTTACGTGGATCAG GTCAATGCCACATTGTTACGATTGGAAATCGCGGAGGAGGCCATCGAGGAACGTCTGAGCGCCCCCGCCGCTCCACACCTGTTTTGTGCTGACTTGTTCCTGCAAGCTGGCATTGCCCAGGCCCGCCTCGACGGCCTGGCGCTAGGCAACAGCTTGTTTGGCGAGAAGGCCCGAGACTGCGGGGTTGAGGGACACGTGGACATCGGGTCAGGTTCTTCAGCAAGGATCCCAGGTGGACGTCAGGACTCGCTTGATGCGAGTGGAGGCATCTTCAAG GGCCAGCGAGCGCCAGACGGGCCTCAGGGTTCGGGCCCAGTCAAAGAGCACGGAGTCCTGTTCCAGTGCGTCCTCGAAAACTGGGCAGACCAGCGGAAACCTGCTCCCACCCTGACGTACTGGGTCATAGG GCGATTGTTGCTGGAGCCCGTCCCTCAAGAGTTCTACGTGTGTTTCCACAACTCGGTGCCAGAGTTTCCTGTGGAGATGGCCTTCAGACTGTCCTTTGGTTTGGCCACTTGA
- the intu gene encoding protein inturned isoform X11: MYGSLDRAFCGTERAPELDRFFGLFFRQLIRPPRLGDGSSAPPPDISGSVLLNRLPAVRWLPLPAKVKTDLDSVLNDFEASDFGEMSEDFFGVRRLYGILGSCLFYKSYLIANHLPKEELLDICLYVRHYCLLPTAPPRRVGPLVIWREVFPPGPLRGRRFLLIVGRHGRHFQCVCPVLSCPVLSCQRCWMQCVLLEVGGCVSHCSASPGPDCVYVDQVNATLLRLEIAEEAIEERLSAPAAPHLFCADLFLQAGIAQARLDGLALGNSLFGEKARDCGVEGHVDIGSGSSARIPGGRQDSLDASGGIFKVQRRKHSNPLMKTLSGRDTGEIWSAGAENAVFHYVLMETVQGIFIAPTQTEEAQLGGSIHPLLIRNFYRCCLSIRAVLKENSPLRVGPASARRASGFGPSQRARSPVPVRPRKLGRPAETCSHPDVLGHRVNPLQVWRAKKSAAELTFGSSALFFPSSRRLLLEPVPQEFYVCFHNSVPEFPVEMAFRLSFGLAT, encoded by the exons ATGTACGGATCCTTGGACAG GGCTTTCTGCGGGACAGAGCGAGCGCCGGAGCTGGACCGGTTCTTCGGCTTGTTCTTCCGGCAGCTCATCCGGCCACCCCGCCTCGGAGACGGGTCCTCGGCGCCGCCCCCTGACATCTCCGGGAGCGTCCTCCTCAACAGGCTGCCGGCTGTGCGGTGGCTCCCGCTGCCTGCGAAAGTCAAA ACGGACCTGGACTCTGTCCTCAATGACTTTGAGGCCTCTGATTTTGGAGAAATG TCGGAGGACTTCTTCGGCGTGAGGCGTCTCTACGGAATCCTCGGCTCTTGTCTCTTCTACAAG TCCTACCTGATCGCCAACCATCTTCCCAAAGAGGAGCTGCTGGACATTTGTCTGTACGTGCGGCATTACTGCCTGCTGCCCACGGCGCCCCCCCGGCGGGTTGGCCCGCTGGTCATCTGGCGGGAGGTCTTTCCCCCGGGACCTCTTCGAGGACGTCGCTTCCTCCTCATTGTGGGCCGG catgggagacatttccaatgtgtgtgtcctgtcctgtcctgtcctgtcctgtcctgtcagCGGTGCTGGATGCAGTGTGTGCTGCTGGAGGTTGGAGGGTGCGTGTCACATTGTTCTGCATCTCCAGGACCTGACTGCGTTTACGTGGATCAG GTCAATGCCACATTGTTACGATTGGAAATCGCGGAGGAGGCCATCGAGGAACGTCTGAGCGCCCCCGCCGCTCCACACCTGTTTTGTGCTGACTTGTTCCTGCAAGCTGGCATTGCCCAGGCCCGCCTCGACGGCCTGGCGCTAGGCAACAGCTTGTTTGGCGAGAAGGCCCGAGACTGCGGGGTTGAGGGACACGTGGACATCGGGTCAGGTTCTTCAGCAAGGATCCCAGGTGGACGTCAGGACTCGCTTGATGCGAGTGGAGGCATCTTCAAG GTCCAGCGGAGGAAGCACTCGAACCCGTTGATGAAGACTCTGAGTGGGAGAGACACGGGCGAAAT ATGGAGCGCCGGCGCCGAGAACGCCGTGTTCCACTACGTGCTCATGGAAACGGTCCAGGGAATCTTTATCGCGCCCACGCAAACCGAGGAGGCTCAGCTCGGCGGATCCATTCATCCGTTGCTCATCCGCAACTTTTACCGCTGCTGCCTGTCCATCCGGGCGGTATTGAAAGAGAACTCGCCGCTGCGAGTAG GGCCAGCGAGCGCCAGACGGGCCTCAGGGTTCGGGCCCAGTCAAAGAGCACGGAGTCCTGTTCCAGTGCGTCCTCGAAAACTGGGCAGACCAGCGGAAACCTGCTCCCACCCTGACGTACTGGGTCATAGGGTAAACCCTCTCCAGGTTTGGAGGGCGAAGAAGTCCGCAGCGGAGCTCACTTTTGGATCTTCTGCTTTGTTCTTTCCCTCCTCCAGGCGATTGTTGCTGGAGCCCGTCCCTCAAGAGTTCTACGTGTGTTTCCACAACTCGGTGCCAGAGTTTCCTGTGGAGATGGCCTTCAGACTGTCCTTTGGTTTGGCCACTTGA
- the intu gene encoding protein inturned isoform X10 encodes MNLRTIQLAEVKLTMETTTNTSGDVGPGRGAKASVPVSPPVRLLQGEDATGPQMSLSRVPHTLMYLSLKMEAMSPHKEVHLEEEILYQYPASDASAGLKGVRGIYLTLCDMLENVTGGHVVSSTLLLNKHLVHVGYWKEGDALLVVGLPAERYTWPLREGSWSSLKTLCCQISSQGAFAVPAVTAVSFIGVPPRRAFCGTERAPELDRFFGLFFRQLIRPPRLGDGSSAPPPDISGSVLLNRLPAVRWLPLPAKVKTDLDSVLNDFEASDFGEMSEDFFGVRRLYGILGSCLFYKSYLIANHLPKEELLDICLYVRHYCLLPTAPPRRVGPLVIWREVFPPGPLRGRRFLLIVGRHGRHFQCVCPVLSCPVLSCQRCWMQCVLLEVGGCVSHCSASPGPDCVYVDQVNATLLRLEIAEEAIEERLSAPAAPHLFCADLFLQAGIAQARLDGLALGNSLFGEKARDCGVEGHVDIGSGSSARIPGGRQDSLDASGGIFKVQRRKHSNPLMKTLSGRDTGEMASERQTGLRVRAQSKSTESCSSASSKTGQTSGNLLPP; translated from the exons ATGAATTTACGAACGATACAATTGGCAGAG GTGAAGCTGACCATGGAAACAACCACGAACACGAGCGGAGACGTCGGGCCGGGTCGTGGGGCGAAGGCCTCCGTGCCCGTCAGCCCACCGGTGCGCCTGCTGCAGGGGGAGGATGCAACCGGACCGCAGATGTCCCTCAGCCGTGTCCCGCACACGCTCATGTACCTGTCACTAAAGATGGAGGCCATGTCACCACACAAAGAGGTCCATCTGGAG GAGGAGATCTTGTACCAGTACCCGGCGTCAGACGCCTCCGCCGGGCTCAAAGGCGTGAGAGGAATCTACTTGACGCTGTGCGACATGCTGGAAAACGTCACCGGAGGCCACGTTGTCAG TTCAACGCTCCTGCTGAACAAGCATCTGGTGCATGTGGGCTACTGGAAGGAAGGTGACGCCCTGCTGGTCGTTGGGCTTCCCGCCGAGAGGTACACGTGGCCGCTGCGAGAGGGTTCCTGGTCATCTCTGAAGACGCTTTGCTGTCAAATTTCCTCCCAGGGTGCCTTTGCTGTGCCTGCGGTCACTG CCGTGAGTTTTATCGGTGTGCCCCCGCGCAGGGCTTTCTGCGGGACAGAGCGAGCGCCGGAGCTGGACCGGTTCTTCGGCTTGTTCTTCCGGCAGCTCATCCGGCCACCCCGCCTCGGAGACGGGTCCTCGGCGCCGCCCCCTGACATCTCCGGGAGCGTCCTCCTCAACAGGCTGCCGGCTGTGCGGTGGCTCCCGCTGCCTGCGAAAGTCAAA ACGGACCTGGACTCTGTCCTCAATGACTTTGAGGCCTCTGATTTTGGAGAAATG TCGGAGGACTTCTTCGGCGTGAGGCGTCTCTACGGAATCCTCGGCTCTTGTCTCTTCTACAAG TCCTACCTGATCGCCAACCATCTTCCCAAAGAGGAGCTGCTGGACATTTGTCTGTACGTGCGGCATTACTGCCTGCTGCCCACGGCGCCCCCCCGGCGGGTTGGCCCGCTGGTCATCTGGCGGGAGGTCTTTCCCCCGGGACCTCTTCGAGGACGTCGCTTCCTCCTCATTGTGGGCCGG catgggagacatttccaatgtgtgtgtcctgtcctgtcctgtcctgtcctgtcctgtcagCGGTGCTGGATGCAGTGTGTGCTGCTGGAGGTTGGAGGGTGCGTGTCACATTGTTCTGCATCTCCAGGACCTGACTGCGTTTACGTGGATCAG GTCAATGCCACATTGTTACGATTGGAAATCGCGGAGGAGGCCATCGAGGAACGTCTGAGCGCCCCCGCCGCTCCACACCTGTTTTGTGCTGACTTGTTCCTGCAAGCTGGCATTGCCCAGGCCCGCCTCGACGGCCTGGCGCTAGGCAACAGCTTGTTTGGCGAGAAGGCCCGAGACTGCGGGGTTGAGGGACACGTGGACATCGGGTCAGGTTCTTCAGCAAGGATCCCAGGTGGACGTCAGGACTCGCTTGATGCGAGTGGAGGCATCTTCAAG GTCCAGCGGAGGAAGCACTCGAACCCGTTGATGAAGACTCTGAGTGGGAGAGACACGGGCGAAAT GGCCAGCGAGCGCCAGACGGGCCTCAGGGTTCGGGCCCAGTCAAAGAGCACGGAGTCCTGTTCCAGTGCGTCCTCGAAAACTGGGCAGACCAGCGGAAACCTGCTCCCACCCTGA